The Williamsia sp. DF01-3 genome has a window encoding:
- a CDS encoding TIGR03854 family LLM class F420-dependent oxidoreductase → MKVRIGVGVVSSTDRSLAAGPALAELIDESERRGIDSLWLSDQASSAHHVDPLIGLAYAAGRTEKLKLGTGVLVLPGRNPALVAAQLAGLAATAPGRVLPAFGVQPATVSDRTMYPVPAGQRGAVFEEALSVVRALLTEPSVTFEGSFFHLDEATVGPRPAKPLDLWLGGRLPVSMNRIGRLADGWLGSFVTPDEAADCRRQIEAAASEAGREVEPDHYGTNLIVAPQGSDDTAVDTVISVVARRRKDLADPQRLVCRGWDEARSELGRFVDAGITKFVVRPVVPVESIGEFLDQMVDELLPLQT, encoded by the coding sequence ATGAAGGTTCGCATCGGAGTCGGAGTTGTCTCGTCCACGGATCGGTCGCTCGCAGCAGGTCCCGCCCTGGCGGAGCTCATCGACGAGTCCGAACGACGTGGCATCGACTCGCTGTGGCTGTCGGATCAAGCCTCATCTGCACACCACGTCGATCCGCTGATCGGATTGGCCTACGCCGCGGGCCGGACCGAGAAGTTGAAACTCGGCACCGGGGTGCTGGTCCTGCCCGGCCGCAACCCTGCGCTGGTCGCCGCGCAGTTGGCCGGCCTCGCAGCGACCGCTCCGGGCCGGGTTCTCCCGGCGTTCGGCGTTCAACCGGCGACGGTGTCCGACCGGACGATGTACCCCGTACCTGCCGGTCAACGCGGCGCGGTCTTCGAGGAGGCGCTCTCCGTGGTGAGAGCGTTGCTCACCGAACCGTCAGTAACCTTCGAAGGCAGCTTCTTTCACCTTGACGAGGCAACTGTGGGGCCGCGCCCAGCAAAACCACTCGACTTGTGGCTCGGCGGGCGCCTCCCGGTCAGCATGAACCGGATCGGGCGACTGGCCGACGGGTGGCTGGGCAGCTTCGTCACTCCCGATGAGGCCGCCGACTGCCGACGGCAGATCGAAGCCGCTGCCTCAGAAGCCGGCCGGGAGGTGGAGCCCGATCACTACGGCACGAATCTCATCGTCGCACCGCAGGGTTCCGACGACACCGCCGTCGACACCGTGATCTCCGTTGTTGCACGTCGGCGAAAGGACCTCGCAGACCCGCAGCGGCTGGTGTGCCGGGGCTGGGACGAGGCCCGTTCCGAACTCGGCCGTTTCGTCGACGCCGGTATCACCAAGTTCGTGGTGCGCCCGGTGGTGCCCGTCGAGTCGATCGGCGAGTTCCTCGACCAGATGGTCGACGAACTGCTGCCCTTGCAAACCTGA